Proteins encoded by one window of Rhodococcus sp. OK302:
- a CDS encoding cutinase family protein, which yields MPIPRPNARRAVTLLTVATLATSSLALTAPAIASTQSGCAATFNLFIPGTWETTEDADPTVPVGILKPIAERLKAEHGTAAEIYTLPYMASAFDNGKTYADSKADALTKAETVLSEVADRCSNTKFTITGYSQGADAAGDLASSIGNGSGPVTPDQVLAVGLLADPGAGTKGESVVGPKPSGQGIADPRPQGMGKLSGRVASICDPQDLYCSIKKGSSPLLGSLGSILSTAPSSANPGQAVGGNSRLATALVSDFSKADLPGLASNTNALTSQLSTTVGTVDLKQVAVSATELVNTIKPLAELLGSGAANPAANGQLAAAPAGTPENNASKVLDSAGQSDLTSALTAATTIVDAAAALTNQGTATLPANSPDITALGATAGTLDNHVAPLASTPTDMLRSASGVLSVLKPTVVINQILNVATGITSLDIPAILANLTLLPQKVAALDAQGAHKVAGDLNNQFSPLVRMAADVDLTWVSQVLSVIPDPSGYSQVASLLTSILANVDIIKLSNLVGQIQEIAWAAIEKLLPTPGQLPDLLAAGAAMTGLVPVGLELASVAVNMLSGKATPTPPTLLGKQSTTAATTTTNQTQNLDLPALAGSLTTMANSQNASDLTALVGEGVDAASFFASGAHQNYNSLVVDNAGRNAIEWISDWLNLQIGRAT from the coding sequence ATGCCGATCCCACGTCCGAACGCCCGCAGAGCCGTCACCCTGTTGACGGTGGCCACCCTTGCCACCAGTTCGCTCGCCCTCACAGCACCCGCCATCGCCTCCACCCAATCCGGTTGTGCGGCAACATTCAACCTGTTCATCCCCGGCACCTGGGAAACCACCGAAGACGCCGACCCCACCGTGCCCGTCGGCATCCTCAAACCCATCGCCGAGCGCCTCAAGGCTGAACACGGCACCGCCGCAGAGATTTACACACTGCCCTACATGGCCAGTGCCTTCGACAACGGAAAAACCTACGCGGACAGCAAAGCCGACGCACTCACCAAAGCCGAAACCGTACTCTCCGAGGTCGCCGACAGGTGTTCGAACACCAAGTTCACCATCACCGGATACTCCCAAGGCGCAGACGCTGCAGGCGATCTCGCCTCGTCGATCGGCAACGGCTCCGGACCGGTCACACCCGACCAGGTTCTCGCCGTCGGACTGCTCGCGGACCCTGGCGCAGGCACGAAAGGCGAATCGGTCGTCGGACCGAAACCGTCCGGACAAGGCATCGCAGATCCGCGGCCTCAAGGTATGGGGAAACTCTCCGGTCGTGTCGCCTCGATCTGCGACCCCCAAGATCTCTACTGCTCAATCAAGAAGGGCTCGAGCCCTCTCCTCGGATCGCTCGGCTCGATACTGTCCACAGCGCCGAGTTCAGCAAACCCCGGCCAGGCAGTGGGTGGAAACTCGCGACTGGCAACAGCATTGGTGTCCGACTTCTCAAAAGCAGACCTGCCTGGTCTCGCAAGCAATACGAATGCCTTGACCAGCCAGCTTTCCACAACAGTGGGCACAGTCGACCTCAAACAAGTCGCAGTCAGTGCCACCGAGCTCGTCAACACCATCAAACCACTCGCGGAACTGCTCGGATCCGGTGCCGCCAACCCAGCCGCGAACGGCCAACTCGCCGCCGCACCCGCCGGAACACCGGAGAACAATGCCAGCAAAGTCCTCGACAGTGCTGGCCAATCCGATCTGACGAGCGCATTGACCGCAGCGACGACGATCGTCGACGCCGCCGCTGCACTCACAAACCAAGGCACAGCAACACTTCCGGCCAATTCACCCGACATCACCGCACTCGGGGCCACAGCCGGCACACTCGACAACCACGTCGCGCCGCTCGCATCGACACCGACCGACATGCTCCGCTCAGCGTCCGGTGTACTTTCGGTACTCAAACCGACAGTCGTCATCAACCAAATCCTCAACGTCGCCACCGGCATCACCTCACTCGACATCCCGGCGATCCTGGCCAACCTGACCCTGCTTCCACAGAAAGTCGCAGCTCTCGACGCACAAGGCGCCCACAAAGTCGCCGGCGACCTCAACAACCAGTTCTCCCCACTCGTACGCATGGCCGCCGACGTCGATCTGACATGGGTCTCACAGGTACTCTCCGTCATCCCCGACCCGTCCGGCTACTCCCAGGTCGCCTCACTTCTCACCTCGATCCTCGCAAACGTCGATATCATCAAGCTCTCCAACCTCGTCGGACAGATTCAGGAAATCGCTTGGGCCGCAATCGAAAAACTACTGCCAACACCCGGCCAACTCCCCGACCTTCTCGCCGCTGGCGCCGCGATGACCGGCCTCGTTCCCGTCGGACTCGAACTCGCCTCGGTTGCGGTGAATATGCTCTCCGGCAAAGCCACCCCAACACCCCCGACACTGCTCGGTAAACAATCAACCACCGCCGCAACAACTACCACCAACCAGACCCAGAACCTCGACCTGCCGGCACTGGCCGGATCGTTGACCACGATGGCCAACTCACAGAACGCATCCGACCTCACAGCACTCGTAGGCGAGGGAGTCGACGCCGCATCGTTCTTCGCCTCCGGCGCACACCAAAACTACAACTCACTCGTCGTCGACAACGCCGGCCGCAACGCCATCGAGTGGATCTCGGATTGGCTCAACCTCCAAATCGGCCGTGCCACATGA
- a CDS encoding ISL3 family transposase, translating to MNQTTNLVADTICRTVELGVTITGAAIAERFTHIECRPVEHDPTCPSCGKPGRLRDHVTRTLADLPVVGHPTRLHIRLPRFTCGNDACEVAVFRQRIDTVAASKACTTRRTAGWILGRLACDKMPVSAVATALGLSWDVVNSLALSTVRHLVYDQPGHLDRVRVLGVDEHKWKHVRGQGDPSFVTVIVDLTPVIDGTGPARLLDMVPGRSAAALKDWLRERDQVFRDRVKIVSMDGFAGYHSAAKDVLSQARTVMDPFHVVHLAAEKLTVCRQRVQQVTLGHRGRSGDPLYGIKRVLLTRETLRTDKQNARLEAVFADEEHIDVEVTERVYQELVAAYDDSDKRAGKLAMYKVLNRIKSGVPKELAELAQLGRSLWKRRKEILAYFDTGASNGPVEAINGRLEYLRGIALGFRNLDHYILRSLIHSGQLRESINAL from the coding sequence ATGAACCAGACTACTAACCTCGTCGCCGACACCATCTGCCGAACCGTCGAACTCGGCGTCACCATCACCGGCGCCGCCATCGCCGAACGCTTCACCCACATCGAATGCAGACCCGTCGAACACGACCCGACGTGCCCGTCCTGCGGCAAACCTGGCCGACTCCGCGACCACGTCACCCGCACCCTCGCCGACCTCCCCGTCGTCGGTCATCCCACCCGCCTTCACATCCGGCTACCCCGATTCACCTGCGGCAACGATGCCTGCGAGGTGGCGGTGTTCCGTCAACGCATCGACACGGTGGCCGCCTCGAAAGCCTGCACCACCCGCCGGACCGCCGGCTGGATCCTCGGACGCCTCGCCTGCGACAAGATGCCGGTTTCGGCGGTGGCCACGGCGTTGGGGTTGAGTTGGGACGTGGTGAACTCCCTCGCCCTGTCCACGGTCCGGCACCTGGTCTACGACCAGCCCGGCCACCTCGACAGAGTTCGGGTCCTGGGTGTGGACGAACACAAGTGGAAACATGTACGCGGGCAAGGTGATCCGAGCTTTGTGACGGTGATCGTGGACCTGACTCCGGTCATCGACGGTACCGGCCCGGCCCGGTTGCTCGACATGGTTCCCGGCCGTTCCGCTGCGGCGCTCAAGGACTGGCTGCGTGAGCGTGATCAGGTGTTTCGGGACCGGGTGAAGATCGTGTCGATGGATGGGTTCGCCGGCTACCACTCGGCCGCCAAAGACGTATTGTCGCAGGCCAGGACGGTGATGGATCCCTTCCACGTAGTGCACTTGGCTGCGGAGAAGTTGACCGTGTGTCGGCAGCGGGTCCAGCAGGTCACGCTCGGTCACCGCGGCCGGTCCGGTGACCCGTTGTACGGCATCAAACGGGTGCTGCTGACCCGAGAGACGTTGCGTACCGACAAACAGAATGCGCGACTTGAGGCGGTGTTCGCGGACGAGGAACACATCGATGTCGAGGTCACCGAACGCGTCTACCAGGAACTTGTTGCCGCGTACGATGATTCGGACAAGCGGGCGGGGAAGTTGGCGATGTACAAGGTCCTCAATCGCATCAAATCCGGTGTCCCGAAGGAACTTGCGGAGTTGGCTCAGCTCGGTCGCAGTCTCTGGAAACGGCGGAAGGAGATCCTGGCCTACTTCGATACCGGTGCATCGAATGGTCCTGTCGAGGCGATCAACGGCCGGCTCGAGTATCTACGAGGTATCGCGCTGGGTTTCCGCAATCTCGATCACTACATCTTGCGGTCACTGATTCACTCGGGTCAGCTCCGGGAATCAATCAATGCACTCTAG